In Marinibacterium anthonyi, one genomic interval encodes:
- the cysB gene encoding Cys regulon transcriptional activator, translating into MSLHLLPRPLRYVLAVAEHGSVQAASRATGIAASAIDRHIHALEDASDTPLFERLPRGMRPTAAGEAVIVMARRWLADAERLEDGLQEMRGQEHGTVRLAAMDSLANGVLPELVAWVQAEHPRIRLAVDIVTPADAARALDDGTADAVLAFNLPQQRYQHRIWTADLPFGVVVAPGHPLAARDLVTLTALADFPTASQSALLPVRQYLDARFGWLFSQNAPVLVTNSLQLLKQAVGQGDLAILTSELDVLPELETGQLVFLPLVESGLRPQTISVAIDTRRPLTRVTRVVSERAAEVMAARLADVRAGGRA; encoded by the coding sequence ATGTCGCTTCACCTGCTGCCCCGCCCTCTCAGGTACGTTTTGGCCGTGGCCGAACACGGTTCGGTCCAGGCGGCGTCGCGGGCGACGGGAATCGCGGCGTCGGCCATCGACCGGCATATCCACGCGCTGGAGGACGCCAGCGATACACCGCTGTTCGAACGGCTGCCCCGGGGGATGCGGCCCACGGCGGCGGGCGAGGCGGTGATCGTCATGGCGCGGCGCTGGCTGGCGGATGCCGAGCGGCTGGAAGACGGTCTGCAGGAGATGCGCGGCCAGGAACACGGGACCGTGCGGCTGGCGGCGATGGACAGCCTGGCGAACGGGGTGTTGCCGGAACTGGTGGCCTGGGTGCAGGCGGAGCATCCGCGGATCAGGCTGGCGGTGGATATCGTCACCCCGGCCGATGCGGCGCGGGCGCTGGATGACGGCACGGCGGATGCGGTGCTGGCCTTCAACCTGCCGCAGCAGCGGTATCAGCACCGGATCTGGACGGCGGATCTGCCGTTTGGCGTGGTCGTGGCGCCCGGCCATCCGCTGGCCGCGCGCGACCTGGTGACGCTGACCGCGCTGGCCGATTTCCCGACCGCATCGCAAAGCGCGCTGTTGCCGGTGCGGCAGTACCTGGATGCGCGGTTCGGCTGGCTGTTTTCGCAGAACGCGCCGGTGCTGGTGACCAATTCGCTGCAATTGCTGAAGCAGGCGGTCGGGCAGGGCGACCTGGCGATCCTGACGTCGGAACTGGACGTGCTGCCCGAGCTTGAGACGGGGCAATTGGTCTTTCTGCCGCTGGTGGAGTCCGGGCTGCGCCCGCAGACGATTTCCGTGGCGATCGACACGCGCCGGCCACTGACGCGGGTGACCCGCGTGGTGTCCGAACGCGCGGCCGAGGTGATGGCCGCGCGGCTGGCTGATGTGCGGGCGGGGGGCAGGGCCTAG